The proteins below are encoded in one region of Scomber japonicus isolate fScoJap1 chromosome 24, fScoJap1.pri, whole genome shotgun sequence:
- the rcan1b gene encoding calcipressin-1, with translation MQQSEKATVDVQFTDLPNALIACRVPEDLFNEGSKQASFEALFHSFDPEVQFQYFKSFRRVRISFSDALAAAEARLRLHKTDFNGKEMRLYFAQSVHIGSPRLEPPKPDKQFLISPPASPPVGWEQSQDATPVINYDLLCAISKLGPGEKYELHTATPTTPSVVVHVCEDEHDDSSAQDDSDQDDKPRPSRPKIIQTRRPDYTAGVKQ, from the exons ATGCAGCAGTCAGAGAAGGCGACGGTAGATGTCCAGTTTACTGATCTACCTAACGCCCTGATCGCCTGCAGAGTACCGGAGGATTTATTCAATGAAGGCAGCAAGCAG GCCAGCTTCGAGGCCTTGTTCCATTCATTCGACCCGGAGGTTCAGTTCCAGTACTTCAAGTCTTTTCGTCGGGTCAGGATCAGTTTCAGTGACGCTCTGGCTGCAGCTGAGGCCAGACTGAGACTGCATAAGACTGACTTCAATGGAAAAGAGATGAGACTGTACTTCGCCCAG TCCGTTCACATAGGGAGTCCTCGGCTGGAGCCTCCTAAACCTGACAAGCAGTTTCTGATCTCCCCCCCTGCTTCACCTCCAGTGGGCTGGGAACAGTCTCAGGACGCCACGCCAGTCATCAACTATGACCTGCTGTGTGCCATCTCCAAACTAGGACCag GAGAAAAGTACGAGCTCCACACTgccacccccaccacccccagCGTGGTCGTCCACGTGTGTGAGGACGAGCACGACGACAGCTCGGCCCAGGACGACAGCGACCAAGACGACAAGCCCCGCCCCTCCCGGCCGAAGATCATCCAGACGCGGCGCCCCGACTACACGGCAGGCGTGAAGCAGTGA